Proteins from a single region of Thiomicrorhabdus sp. Kp2:
- a CDS encoding alanine--glyoxylate aminotransferase family protein: MAVTFDQINPPARLLMGPGPINADPRVLRAMSAQLVGQYDPSMTEYMNETQVLYRQIFKTQNEATLLIDGTSRAGIEAVLVSVITPGDKVLVPVFGRFGHLLKEIAIRCGADVHVIEAPWGEVFKPEQIEEAIKQVQPKVLALVQGDTSTTMLQPLEDIGEICKRYDVLFYSDATASISGNPFEVDAWGLDAVSVGLQKCLGGPSGSAPITLSDRYVAEVNKRRHVEAGIRDAHHKDSVGQIIRSNYFDLPMILDYWGVERLNHHTEASSMLYCARECARIVLLEGQDKCIARHKLNGDAMRSGLEGMNLEIYGDQNHKMNNIVGVVIPDSVDGEAVRHSMLLDFGIEIGTSFGPLKGKVWRIGTMGYNAKKDAVLTTLSALENVLRRMGHKLPMGEAVDRAMHHYQSEAQG, encoded by the coding sequence ATGGCAGTTACGTTTGATCAAATTAATCCGCCAGCACGCTTATTAATGGGGCCTGGACCAATTAATGCTGACCCAAGGGTCTTAAGAGCTATGTCGGCTCAGTTGGTTGGTCAATATGACCCATCAATGACTGAGTACATGAATGAAACACAGGTTCTATACCGTCAGATTTTCAAAACGCAAAATGAAGCGACCTTATTAATTGACGGTACTTCTCGTGCTGGCATTGAGGCGGTTTTGGTTTCAGTAATAACTCCTGGGGATAAAGTATTAGTACCTGTTTTTGGTCGTTTTGGTCATCTATTAAAAGAGATAGCTATACGTTGTGGTGCGGATGTGCATGTTATTGAAGCTCCGTGGGGAGAGGTCTTTAAACCTGAACAAATTGAAGAGGCCATTAAACAAGTTCAACCCAAAGTATTAGCTTTGGTACAAGGTGACACCTCTACGACAATGTTGCAACCTTTGGAAGACATTGGTGAAATTTGCAAACGTTATGATGTGTTGTTTTATTCAGATGCAACGGCTTCTATTTCAGGGAATCCTTTTGAAGTTGATGCTTGGGGGTTAGATGCCGTTTCTGTTGGTTTACAAAAATGTTTAGGTGGTCCATCGGGAAGTGCTCCAATTACTTTGAGTGATCGATATGTGGCAGAAGTCAATAAACGTCGTCATGTGGAAGCAGGAATTCGCGATGCGCATCATAAAGACAGTGTAGGTCAAATTATCCGTTCAAACTATTTTGATCTTCCAATGATTTTGGATTACTGGGGCGTTGAGCGGCTTAACCATCATACGGAAGCATCAAGTATGTTGTATTGTGCGAGAGAATGCGCGCGTATTGTTTTGCTAGAAGGTCAAGATAAATGTATTGCTCGTCATAAGTTAAACGGTGATGCAATGCGCTCTGGGCTTGAGGGTATGAATCTAGAAATTTATGGTGACCAAAACCATAAAATGAACAATATTGTAGGGGTTGTCATTCCTGATTCGGTTGATGGCGAAGCAGTTAGACATAGTATGTTATTAGATTTTGGGATTGAGATAGGAACCTCGTTTGGCCCGCTTAAAGGTAAGGTATGGCGAATTGGTACTATGGGCTATAACGCCAAAAAAGATGCTGTATTAACCACTCTTTCAGCGCTTGAAAATGTCTTACGAAGAATGGGGCATAAACTACCTATGGGTGAAGCGGTTGATAGAGCGATGCACCACTATCAAAGTGAGGCGCAAGGGTGA
- a CDS encoding sulfite exporter TauE/SafE family protein has product MMDMSFMDFLPLMLSLMATGVLGGLLAGLLGVGGGIVIVPVLYFVFQTLGMDSVGAMSLATGTSLATIVPTSISSIRSHHAKGNVDWDLIKNWWPWLLVGVVLGGLLISVYKSSIFILLFAIIAGFVSVRMLLETKPNTIDLPVKWIQKSVASVIGFLSVMIGIGGGTLGVPVLSKFSFVTHRAVGTAAAFGLIIALPGALMMLILGGSPEGSPVGTYGAISLPSLLAIIPLTVLFAPVGVSLAQRLNPATLKKVFAAVLLVTSIRMFTQGLGV; this is encoded by the coding sequence ATGATGGATATGAGTTTTATGGATTTTTTGCCTTTAATGCTTTCATTAATGGCAACGGGTGTATTAGGTGGATTATTGGCAGGCCTGCTTGGTGTTGGAGGAGGAATTGTTATTGTTCCTGTCCTTTATTTTGTTTTTCAGACTCTAGGTATGGATAGCGTTGGTGCCATGAGTTTAGCAACGGGGACTTCGCTGGCGACTATTGTTCCAACTTCAATCAGCTCTATTCGCTCACATCACGCCAAAGGTAATGTTGACTGGGATTTGATTAAAAATTGGTGGCCTTGGTTGTTAGTAGGTGTGGTTCTTGGTGGACTACTTATATCTGTTTACAAAAGTTCAATATTTATTCTTCTGTTTGCCATTATTGCTGGTTTTGTGTCTGTTCGTATGTTGCTAGAAACAAAACCCAATACAATCGATTTACCCGTTAAATGGATACAAAAATCCGTAGCCAGTGTGATTGGTTTTTTATCAGTCATGATTGGAATAGGTGGTGGCACACTGGGTGTACCCGTGTTGAGTAAGTTTAGTTTTGTTACCCATCGTGCGGTCGGCACAGCGGCGGCTTTTGGTTTGATTATTGCCCTGCCAGGTGCATTAATGATGCTTATATTAGGGGGTTCACCAGAAGGTAGCCCAGTAGGTACCTATGGGGCAATTAGTCTCCCCAGTTTATTGGCGATTATTCCCTTAACGGTTTTATTTGCACCAGTAGGGGTGAGTCTTGCTCAAAGGCTAAACCCCGCAACGCTCAAAAAAGTTTTTGCAGCAGTTTTATTAGTTACAAGTATTCGTATGTTTACACAAGGTTTAGGAGTATAA
- a CDS encoding gamma-glutamyltransferase family protein: protein MAQVAFTASHHLATQAGMKILQQGGNAVEAMVAAATTISVAYPHMTGLGGDGFWLIHKPGEKPVAIDAAGFSAIAATPRAYSSFKTLPTRGGKAAITIAGAVSGWSLALKWSEEHLGSKTDLSWLLKDALSHAKNGVEITETLSRTTRSKLTELIDVPGFASTFLNDEKPLVEGEILKQPGLVNLFEALIENGLEDFYQGKIAKTIAKRLQEAGSLLAESDLNAFKAQIVEPLQSDISKGSLFNLCAPTQGVASLIILALYDRVYQDDWSELERVHHLVECTKQAFILRDKFVTDSQRLVCDLNDLLDETFLNGLASKIDSKRAMAWPYQAKPGDTIWMGAVDEKGVMVSYIQSLYWEFGSGVVIPEYGLVWNNRGVGFSLQEGHVNELAPRVKPFTTLNPAMCLFKDGSRMVYGTMGGEGQPQTQAAIFSRMTDLKLSPSQAISEPRWLLGRTWGDSQNNLKLEQALADRIGNQLSAMGHDIEAVEDLAEMMGHAGAIIIEKSGLVKAGTDPRSDGSALVEGVE, encoded by the coding sequence ATGGCACAAGTTGCGTTTACGGCATCTCATCACTTAGCTACTCAGGCTGGTATGAAAATCTTGCAGCAGGGTGGTAATGCGGTTGAAGCGATGGTTGCAGCAGCCACTACAATTTCAGTGGCTTATCCTCATATGACAGGTTTAGGTGGTGATGGTTTTTGGTTAATTCATAAACCAGGAGAAAAACCTGTTGCGATTGATGCAGCTGGATTTTCTGCTATAGCAGCAACTCCTAGAGCTTATTCAAGCTTTAAAACACTTCCAACTCGTGGAGGTAAAGCCGCAATAACTATTGCAGGTGCTGTTTCAGGTTGGAGCTTAGCTTTAAAGTGGTCAGAAGAGCATTTGGGTTCTAAAACAGATTTATCTTGGTTGCTTAAAGATGCTTTAAGTCATGCTAAAAATGGTGTAGAAATTACTGAAACCTTATCCAGAACAACGCGGTCAAAATTAACAGAACTTATTGATGTTCCAGGATTTGCATCAACTTTTTTAAATGATGAAAAACCGTTAGTTGAAGGTGAAATTTTAAAACAACCAGGCCTGGTAAACTTATTTGAAGCGCTTATTGAAAATGGTTTAGAAGACTTCTACCAAGGCAAAATTGCTAAAACAATAGCTAAACGTCTACAAGAAGCGGGAAGCCTACTTGCAGAAAGTGATTTAAATGCCTTTAAAGCACAAATAGTAGAACCACTGCAAAGTGATATTTCTAAGGGAAGCTTATTTAATTTATGCGCGCCAACTCAAGGCGTAGCTTCATTAATTATTTTGGCTTTATATGACCGAGTATACCAAGATGATTGGAGTGAGTTAGAGCGAGTTCACCATCTAGTTGAATGCACTAAGCAGGCTTTTATTTTACGAGATAAATTTGTCACAGATTCACAGCGATTAGTTTGTGATTTAAACGATTTACTTGATGAAACGTTTCTAAATGGACTTGCTAGCAAAATAGATTCTAAAAGAGCGATGGCATGGCCGTATCAAGCAAAACCTGGTGATACTATTTGGATGGGGGCTGTTGATGAGAAGGGTGTAATGGTCAGCTACATTCAAAGTTTGTATTGGGAGTTTGGTTCTGGGGTGGTTATTCCAGAATATGGACTTGTATGGAATAACCGCGGTGTTGGTTTTAGTTTGCAAGAGGGGCATGTTAATGAGCTTGCGCCCAGAGTTAAACCCTTTACCACTTTGAACCCTGCAATGTGTTTATTTAAAGATGGTAGCCGAATGGTTTATGGAACCATGGGGGGCGAAGGGCAGCCTCAGACTCAAGCCGCTATATTTAGCCGAATGACAGATTTAAAACTTTCACCAAGTCAGGCTATTTCAGAACCTAGATGGTTGCTTGGGCGTACTTGGGGTGATTCACAAAATAATTTGAAATTAGAGCAGGCTCTTGCAGACAGAATTGGAAATCAATTATCCGCAATGGGACATGATATAGAAGCTGTTGAAGACCTCGCTGAAATGATGGGACACGCAGGAGCCATTATTATTGAGAAATCAGGCCTGGTTAAAGCGGGTACCGATCCAAGAAGTGACGGTAGTGCTTTGGTTGAGGGCGTTGAATGA
- a CDS encoding amidase has product MKRGVHYGALSNMKIAVKDLFHIKGIPTYAGNPDWLLTHEIPQNTASAVETLLENGATVIGKSLTDELAYSLNGSNIHFGTPINHKAQDRLPGGSTSGSAVAVASGCADIGLGTDTGGSIRVPASYNGLFGLRPTHGEVAMDNMVPLAPSFDTVGWLTRDIDTLRLTAEVLLPLQKVKKTLEQLVILKPVINHHVIWHTDIDAWLTERSHHFKTVKEIKFDESFYKKASQAFRTLQGAEIWQTHGAWIESISPTFSPDIQARFEWCKTITDQNVLDAKIIQAEVIETLNKVLIDDSTVLLLPTTPGAAPLIESSSEFMDEYRIQLMGLTALAGLSGRPQLHLPVLEKESAPWGLSLIGAKHSDLALIHLAKQIIGTK; this is encoded by the coding sequence ATGAAGCGAGGGGTTCATTACGGTGCATTATCAAATATGAAAATAGCTGTTAAGGATCTATTTCATATTAAGGGAATACCCACTTATGCTGGTAATCCAGATTGGTTGTTAACACACGAGATACCTCAAAACACTGCATCGGCAGTTGAAACATTGCTAGAGAATGGCGCCACTGTTATAGGTAAGTCATTAACCGATGAGTTAGCTTACAGTTTAAATGGCTCTAATATTCATTTTGGCACACCTATTAATCATAAAGCCCAAGATAGATTACCAGGTGGTTCTACTAGCGGTTCGGCAGTTGCCGTTGCATCAGGTTGTGCGGATATCGGTTTAGGAACGGATACTGGTGGTTCAATAAGAGTTCCAGCAAGTTATAACGGTCTGTTTGGTTTGAGACCAACTCATGGTGAAGTGGCTATGGATAACATGGTTCCATTAGCACCCTCTTTTGACACAGTAGGTTGGTTAACCAGGGATATTGATACGCTTAGGTTGACGGCTGAAGTACTTTTGCCGCTTCAGAAGGTAAAAAAGACATTAGAACAACTCGTTATTCTAAAGCCTGTTATTAATCATCATGTAATTTGGCATACAGATATTGATGCTTGGCTTACAGAGAGAAGTCATCACTTTAAAACAGTTAAAGAAATTAAATTTGACGAATCGTTTTATAAAAAAGCTAGTCAGGCCTTTCGAACTTTGCAGGGAGCTGAAATATGGCAAACTCATGGCGCATGGATTGAATCAATTTCTCCGACTTTTTCACCTGATATTCAAGCTCGATTTGAGTGGTGTAAAACCATCACTGACCAAAATGTTTTGGATGCGAAAATCATTCAAGCAGAGGTGATTGAAACCTTAAATAAGGTATTGATAGATGATTCAACGGTTTTGCTTTTACCTACTACGCCTGGTGCGGCACCATTGATAGAGTCGTCAAGCGAGTTCATGGATGAGTATCGTATTCAGCTAATGGGGCTAACCGCCTTGGCGGGTCTGTCAGGAAGACCGCAGCTGCATTTACCCGTCCTGGAAAAGGAATCGGCTCCTTGGGGGCTCTCTTTAATTGGTGCAAAACATTCAGATTTGGCATTGATTCATTTAGCCAAACAAATAATAGGAACAAAATAG
- a CDS encoding helix-turn-helix domain-containing protein, with the protein MTTKQPQSLDLHIGKIIHNARKNQSLTIADIAQQSGISRGMLSKIENGQVSPSLDSLQKISRALGLPISAFFKEFDNEESQAQLVRSNEKLEVVRRGTKVGHTYHLLAYNNGPRKTFEPFLISLDNKSEVFPSFSHEGTVFMYLLEGEMIYRHGKKTYHMKPGDSLTYDATISHGPEELIEVPIRFLNITMYNQPAPE; encoded by the coding sequence ATGACGACAAAACAGCCACAAAGCCTAGACCTACACATCGGTAAAATCATTCACAATGCTCGAAAAAACCAGAGCCTAACCATTGCGGATATCGCTCAGCAGTCTGGCATAAGTAGAGGGATGTTAAGTAAAATTGAAAATGGTCAGGTTTCTCCAAGCTTGGATTCTCTTCAAAAAATATCCCGTGCTTTGGGGTTGCCTATTTCTGCATTTTTTAAAGAGTTTGATAATGAAGAGAGCCAAGCACAGCTGGTTCGCTCAAATGAAAAGCTTGAGGTCGTGCGGAGGGGCACTAAGGTTGGCCATACTTACCATTTATTAGCCTACAATAATGGCCCTAGAAAAACATTTGAGCCCTTTCTCATTTCTTTAGATAACAAAAGTGAAGTTTTTCCCTCCTTTAGTCATGAAGGAACCGTCTTTATGTATTTACTTGAAGGTGAGATGATTTATCGTCACGGGAAAAAAACCTATCACATGAAACCTGGTGACTCTTTGACTTACGATGCAACCATCTCTCACGGTCCTGAAGAGTTGATAGAAGTTCCTATCCGTTTTCTAAACATCACAATGTATAACCAGCCTGCACCAGAATAG
- a CDS encoding P-II family nitrogen regulator, which produces MKLIKAVINPYKLDSVREALSEFGAFGLTVTEAKGYGRQKGQQEIYRGAEYQISFVPKVLLEIAVSDDVLSDVIDVIVNNAKTGKIGDGKIFVLPLEEAVRIRTDETGEIAL; this is translated from the coding sequence ATGAAATTAATCAAAGCGGTCATAAATCCTTACAAGCTTGACAGTGTGCGCGAAGCTCTTTCTGAATTTGGAGCGTTTGGACTCACTGTTACAGAAGCAAAAGGTTATGGTCGTCAAAAAGGTCAGCAAGAAATATATCGAGGAGCGGAGTATCAAATCTCTTTTGTCCCAAAGGTATTACTAGAAATTGCTGTATCAGATGACGTTTTATCAGATGTTATTGATGTCATTGTGAACAATGCTAAAACTGGAAAAATTGGTGATGGAAAAATCTTTGTTTTGCCATTAGAAGAGGCCGTACGAATCCGTACCGATGAAACTGGTGAAATTGCATTATGA
- a CDS encoding ammonium transporter translates to MEGNYLQLSYALDTFYFLMSAVLVMWMAAGFAMLEAGLVRSKNTVEILTKNALLYSVACTMYLIVGYNVMYPGDPISAYLPNLSFLLGMDNTVEAVIAGGDDAPYYSTMSDFIFQAVFAAATMSIVSGAIAERMKLWPFLVFAVVMTAFIYPVEGYWKWGGGWLDQLGFQDFAGSVVVHMAGAAAALAAVIMVGARKGKYGPNGEVHPIPGANLPMATLGMFILWMGWFGFNGGSELMVSNVDEANAVAAIFVNTNAAAAAGMIAAALLSKFMFGKTDLTMVLNGALAGLVSITAEPLAPTPGLAMLIGAVGGVIVVLSVIALDKLKLDDPVGAISVHGTAGIWGIFAVLFSNSDATFMGQLIGTVATFAWMFLASIIVLFIIDKTMGLRPTEEEELEGMDVKECGMEAYPEFDHK, encoded by the coding sequence ATGGAAGGAAATTATTTACAACTATCCTATGCTTTGGATACGTTTTATTTTTTAATGAGTGCTGTGCTCGTCATGTGGATGGCCGCTGGTTTTGCGATGTTAGAGGCTGGCTTAGTTCGAAGTAAAAACACAGTCGAAATCTTAACTAAAAATGCTTTGTTATATAGTGTCGCTTGTACGATGTATTTAATCGTTGGTTATAACGTCATGTACCCTGGCGATCCAATCAGTGCTTACTTACCAAACCTTAGCTTTTTATTAGGTATGGATAATACGGTTGAAGCGGTTATTGCTGGTGGCGATGATGCACCGTACTATTCAACCATGTCTGATTTTATTTTCCAGGCTGTGTTTGCTGCTGCCACCATGTCAATTGTGTCTGGTGCCATTGCTGAGCGAATGAAACTTTGGCCATTTTTGGTTTTTGCAGTGGTTATGACTGCATTTATTTATCCTGTTGAAGGTTACTGGAAATGGGGTGGCGGTTGGTTAGACCAACTTGGCTTCCAAGACTTTGCAGGTTCTGTTGTGGTTCATATGGCGGGTGCTGCTGCAGCCTTAGCCGCTGTGATTATGGTTGGTGCTCGTAAAGGAAAATATGGTCCAAATGGTGAAGTTCACCCTATTCCTGGTGCAAACCTACCGATGGCAACATTGGGTATGTTCATTCTTTGGATGGGTTGGTTTGGATTCAACGGTGGTTCAGAGCTTATGGTTTCAAACGTTGACGAAGCAAATGCAGTTGCTGCAATCTTTGTTAACACCAATGCGGCGGCTGCTGCAGGTATGATTGCTGCTGCATTACTGAGTAAGTTCATGTTTGGTAAAACGGATTTAACTATGGTTTTAAACGGTGCTTTAGCTGGTTTAGTATCCATTACGGCTGAACCACTTGCGCCAACACCAGGCCTGGCAATGTTAATTGGCGCTGTTGGTGGTGTCATTGTTGTTTTATCCGTTATTGCTCTAGACAAGCTAAAACTTGATGATCCTGTGGGTGCAATCTCTGTTCACGGTACTGCTGGTATCTGGGGTATTTTTGCAGTATTGTTCAGTAACTCTGATGCTACCTTTATGGGTCAGTTAATTGGTACTGTGGCAACCTTTGCTTGGATGTTCCTTGCTTCAATCATTGTTTTATTCATTATTGATAAAACAATGGGTCTTCGTCCTACTGAAGAAGAAGAACTTGAAGGTATGGATGTTAAAGAGTGTGGTATGGAAGCGTACCCAGAGTTTGACCACAAGTAA
- a CDS encoding GNAT family N-acetyltransferase, with product MKQITYSTRQAKLSDLASLINLLEILFSIEEDFEFNPSHHKKALTNIITNIDCCCMVATNTEKEVIGMCCAQWVYSTASGQKSAWLEDMVIAPQHQNRGIGKQLIEATQNWALKQGCNRIQLVYDLANQPAIEFYKKGNFNQTQLGVFSKPL from the coding sequence ATGAAACAAATTACATACTCTACACGCCAGGCAAAACTCTCTGATTTAGCGTCTTTAATCAATCTGCTAGAGATACTTTTTAGTATTGAAGAAGATTTTGAGTTCAACCCTTCTCATCATAAAAAAGCGCTCACCAATATCATTACCAATATTGATTGCTGTTGCATGGTGGCCACCAACACTGAGAAGGAAGTAATAGGAATGTGTTGTGCCCAATGGGTGTACTCTACCGCGAGTGGGCAAAAATCTGCTTGGCTAGAAGATATGGTGATTGCACCTCAACACCAAAATAGAGGGATTGGTAAACAATTGATTGAAGCGACCCAAAATTGGGCGTTAAAACAGGGTTGTAATCGAATTCAGTTGGTATATGACTTAGCTAATCAACCTGCGATTGAATTTTATAAAAAAGGGAATTTTAATCAAACTCAGCTGGGTGTTTTTAGCAAACCTTTATAG
- a CDS encoding type 1 glutamine amidotransferase — MKVLIVKHAPFEREGNMAAWLQRKQAEIVYLNLYESAVFPDPKAFDLIVLLGGPMSVNDEQIYPWLVPEKQFVKEALSLNMPILGLCLGGQLIANALGAAVTLNRETEIGWHTVSNNTSNKNLFQFPNQIPIFNWHSETFALPKGAEPLIKSQACQNQGFQYGDKVIGLQCHPEVTAEIIQDWIDEIGEQMTQGDFVQTPEQMLTGAEEKIAQAQIQLEKMLEFITTKN; from the coding sequence GTGAAGGTTTTAATTGTTAAACATGCCCCTTTTGAAAGAGAGGGGAATATGGCCGCTTGGCTGCAAAGAAAACAGGCTGAAATTGTCTATCTTAATTTATACGAATCAGCGGTTTTTCCAGACCCTAAAGCATTTGATTTAATTGTTTTATTGGGCGGTCCAATGAGTGTAAATGATGAGCAGATATATCCCTGGTTGGTTCCTGAGAAACAATTTGTTAAAGAAGCACTCTCGTTAAATATGCCAATTTTAGGTCTTTGTTTAGGCGGGCAACTTATTGCTAATGCTTTGGGTGCGGCTGTAACCTTAAATAGAGAAACTGAAATTGGCTGGCATACGGTTTCTAACAATACTTCAAATAAAAATTTATTTCAGTTTCCTAATCAAATACCCATCTTCAACTGGCATAGTGAAACCTTTGCTTTACCAAAGGGCGCAGAACCATTAATTAAAAGCCAGGCCTGTCAAAATCAAGGTTTTCAGTATGGTGATAAAGTGATTGGCTTGCAATGTCATCCAGAAGTGACAGCTGAAATCATTCAAGACTGGATAGATGAAATTGGTGAACAGATGACTCAAGGCGATTTTGTACAAACGCCAGAACAAATGCTTACAGGTGCAGAAGAAAAAATTGCACAGGCACAAATTCAACTTGAAAAAATGCTTGAGTTTATTACGACTAAAAATTAA
- the folD gene encoding bifunctional methylenetetrahydrofolate dehydrogenase/methenyltetrahydrofolate cyclohydrolase FolD — protein MSAQIIDGKLVAKSIREKVKNLVEMRKSQGLRAPGLAVILIGEDPASAVYVNSKKRACEQAGLVSKAWHWPNTATQTELLDLISQLNEDSSIDGILVQLPLPDHIDTETVIEAIHPDKDVDGFHPYNIGRLTVRMPTLRPCTPFGCMSLLNHYGLSAKGKHAVIVGASNIVGRPMSLELLLAGATTTVCHRFTEDLKVHVGMADILVTAVGKPNFIPADWIKPGAIVLDVGINRLEDGSLMGDVDKNAMNVAGYVTPVPGGVGPMTIATLLENTLKSCERRQGG, from the coding sequence ATGTCTGCACAAATTATTGACGGTAAATTGGTTGCTAAGTCGATTAGAGAAAAGGTTAAAAATTTAGTTGAAATGCGCAAGTCTCAGGGGTTAAGAGCGCCTGGATTAGCGGTAATTTTAATTGGAGAAGATCCCGCTTCTGCTGTTTATGTAAACAGTAAAAAGCGTGCCTGTGAACAAGCAGGCTTGGTCTCTAAGGCTTGGCATTGGCCAAATACCGCAACCCAAACAGAGTTATTGGATTTAATTAGCCAATTAAATGAAGATTCTTCTATTGATGGCATATTGGTTCAATTACCACTACCAGATCATATTGACACGGAAACTGTGATTGAAGCCATACACCCTGATAAAGATGTGGATGGTTTTCATCCCTATAATATTGGACGCTTAACCGTACGTATGCCAACTTTAAGACCTTGTACGCCATTTGGCTGTATGAGTTTATTAAACCATTACGGCTTGTCTGCTAAAGGTAAACATGCGGTGATTGTTGGTGCTTCTAATATTGTAGGGCGACCTATGTCATTAGAGCTTTTGTTAGCGGGGGCGACCACCACGGTTTGTCATCGTTTTACAGAAGATTTAAAAGTGCATGTAGGCATGGCTGATATTTTAGTGACCGCAGTGGGTAAGCCTAATTTTATTCCAGCAGATTGGATTAAACCAGGTGCCATTGTCTTAGATGTGGGTATCAATCGTTTAGAGGATGGTTCTTTAATGGGCGATGTGGATAAAAATGCGATGAATGTAGCAGGGTATGTTACGCCTGTTCCTGGAGGTGTTGGTCCAATGACTATCGCCACTTTGCTGGAAAACACTCTTAAATCATGTGAACGACGTCAAGGAGGGTAA
- a CDS encoding FMN-binding glutamate synthase family protein, which yields MTDKQPGLRESATFSRDVINEIQRAADTGIYDIRGFGAKRKVPHFDDLLFLGASMSRYPLEGYREKCGTDVTLGTRFAKKPIKLDTVVTIAGMSFGALSANAKEALGRGANIAGTSTTSGDGGMTPEERKTSKTLVYQYLPSRYGMNPDDLRKADAIEVVLGQGAKPGGGGMLLGQKISDRVAYMRNLPKGIDQRSACRHPDWTGPDDLAIKIQELREITDWEVPIYIKIGATRTYYDVKLAVKAGADVIVLDGMQGGTAATQDVFIEHVGIPTMAALPQAVRALQEMGMHRKVQLIVSGGIRSGADVAKCMALGADAVAIGTAALVALGCNHPKWDEEYKKIGSAAGYYDDYHEGKCPAGISTQDEDLAARLDPEDAGRRLANYLHVLTLEAQTLARACGKSHLHNLEPEDLVALNVEAAAMAGVPLAGTDWIPGKKGYS from the coding sequence ATGACTGATAAACAACCAGGTTTGAGAGAATCGGCCACCTTTAGCCGAGATGTGATTAATGAAATTCAACGTGCCGCAGATACAGGGATTTATGATATTCGTGGTTTTGGTGCTAAAAGAAAAGTACCGCATTTTGATGATTTACTGTTTTTAGGTGCAAGTATGTCACGCTACCCACTAGAAGGGTATCGTGAAAAATGTGGAACGGATGTCACTTTAGGAACCCGTTTTGCTAAAAAGCCAATCAAATTAGATACGGTTGTAACCATTGCAGGTATGAGTTTTGGTGCTCTATCGGCTAATGCTAAAGAAGCATTAGGTCGCGGAGCAAACATTGCAGGTACGTCAACCACATCAGGTGATGGTGGTATGACACCTGAAGAGCGTAAAACATCAAAAACGCTTGTGTATCAGTATTTACCTTCTCGTTACGGCATGAATCCTGATGACTTAAGAAAAGCGGATGCCATTGAGGTGGTACTTGGACAAGGCGCAAAACCAGGTGGTGGTGGTATGTTATTAGGTCAAAAGATTTCTGACCGAGTCGCTTATATGCGTAACCTACCAAAAGGGATTGACCAACGTAGTGCTTGTCGTCACCCTGACTGGACTGGACCAGATGACTTAGCCATTAAAATTCAAGAATTGCGTGAAATCACCGATTGGGAGGTACCTATTTACATCAAGATTGGTGCAACGCGTACTTATTATGATGTAAAACTTGCGGTAAAAGCTGGGGCAGATGTCATTGTATTAGATGGTATGCAAGGTGGTACAGCAGCAACCCAAGACGTATTTATTGAACACGTTGGTATCCCAACTATGGCTGCACTGCCACAAGCGGTACGTGCATTGCAAGAGATGGGTATGCACCGTAAAGTACAGTTAATTGTTTCGGGTGGTATTCGTAGTGGTGCCGATGTCGCTAAGTGTATGGCATTGGGCGCTGATGCAGTAGCTATTGGTACAGCCGCGCTGGTTGCGTTGGGCTGTAACCACCCTAAATGGGATGAAGAATACAAAAAAATTGGTTCTGCAGCGGGTTATTACGATGACTATCATGAAGGTAAATGCCCAGCGGGTATCTCAACCCAAGATGAAGATTTAGCTGCACGTTTAGATCCTGAAGATGCTGGACGTCGTTTAGCCAATTATTTACACGTATTAACCTTAGAAGCTCAAACTCTAGCGAGAGCGTGTGGTAAATCTCATTTGCACAATCTTGAGCCTGAAGATTTGGTTGCCTTAAATGTTGAAGCGGCGGCTATGGCAGGTGTTCCTTTAGCAGGTACAGATTGGATTCCAGGTAAAAAAGGGTATTCATAA